The sequence GGAGGCAGATTTGGTGGaggcaaaaacaaaattagaaattgtGGGATCTTTGCTTAAGTGCTGGTTATACactcttcaaatttttggTTGCATTCAGAAATCTTCTAGATATTGTTATAGAGATTATGAGAAAGATGTTGAAAGTAGGAAAAAAAGTTTTCTCCATCTCTAAGTTTCGTGTTTGTAGAAACTACtgcttaatttgatttttacaattaatattcaaaaattCTACCCAAATGCGTATTTGATTACCATGTTTTTATATCTCATTATCTTCTGTATTCTCTTCAAGTTGTTCTATTCAGTTCAAATTATGTAGATTCACTTGCACTCTTATTGAGCTCATGCAGGTCCATTAAGAAAATACAAGTACATTCAGAAAGCACATGTACCTTCATATAATTTTTCCAAACTCAGGGATTTATGAGGTCAAGTCCTCAAATTTTAGTCTGGAAGAAGGTGACATCCTTATAATATCTGACTTACATAAATAACAACATAAAATCCTAAAATGTAACTGCCCCTTTCCAAGTATAGAACAAATGGTATCATATATACCTGTTGGTAAtaggggtgggcacgattTGGGTTGGATtagtttttgcctcaaattagaaccgatccggtactattcatttgatttgattcggtttgattttaataaaaaaaattcaaaaactatcCAGTTCGGGGTTAATCGATTCTGGTCTGGTTCgattttgaaccggattataaaaattaattttttaaaattaaattttaatacaattctcaactgaaacattattatttttacttgaaaattaacaaattattcaatttcatataaaaataaatattaaagttagaaaagagagatattttgaaattgaacttgaataaataattttttttgggtgaaattcaaaatatagcattaaaaataattatatattttttaatttgaccgGTTCGATTTGGCCTGATCCGGTTTTTGAAGGCATGAAACCGAATCCAAAATCGGTCCAAACATGTCTAGTTcgatttttgactttttggtcaactcgatttttttccggtttgaTTCGGTTCGGATTTTCAgtttgccggtttgagtgcccacccctagttgGTAAAGCTCATCAACTCTAGTTGATAGACACCGTCTTCGGCGGAGTTTCCAAAGTATGAGTGTTGATCCCACAAGCCGGAGATCTCAATACTGTCAACAAGCTTCACCATGTTGATACTAAAACATAATCATTAGAGGCTGCCTTTAAGAATGGAATACCAATGCACAAACTCACAagaatggaaattaaagattttgatgtgaacctaaaatttgaaagatgacacaaattcatgtaaaaagagaaacctGGTTTAGGATTAGTATTATAGTGTGTGATAGAGTGTACATTAGGGTATATAAGCGGTATTTTGGTAGTAAAATCGGATGTACtttattaattttacattttaattaaaatattaaagtgtATTTAAATCAtaggtgtactcagttaattttagaattCGTTTAGCATCTAATATAATGTTTTAAAGATTTATTAACAAATTTAGACTTTAGGCCATCCAACTCATGCCCAACAGCACAGCACAGCACACAAAATGACACAATACAAAGAAGCAGTCATTGCCAATTATGTCACATCATTCTATACACACTCATAATAACATGCCAAATACCCCACTACCTCAAATCAACAAACCCCTAATTACATTtccaaataacaaaaataccctctctctctctctgctctgctctgttttttttatttttttatttttttattatttaattatttatatttattttatatcttTTCTTGCAATCTAAGTCGAGCCCTTATTATTTGGTCCAAACACAACCCAAATGATATAAAAACCCCCGGAACACATTTACATATACTCTTCTGCTGTGACCTGCAGAAGTACATATACATTACAGTTTGCactgcaaaaagaaagaacatgaCTTCAGTTTGCATATCAAACTGCGTCAACGACGCACGTGACCCGCGCGTGCCGATGCGAGCCACCTACGTGAACCTGTACAAGTGGCCCGAGTCAGACGCCGAGTTCGTGAGATCGGTGAGCTCCAAAGGGCGGCGATCAGGTGCGCAGCAACATGGGCACCCAAGAGTTGTGGACAGCATATCCTGCAGGCAAATGTACCTGAGGAGCTACACGTTCTCAAGGAAAGAGACGGTGCCTGAGAAAACCCAGAAATGCTTTGGCAGAGTCAAAGAGAAAATGGTGAACAATAAGAAGGGGAAGGCCAAAGGAGGGCGCAAGAGGAGTAACAAGTGTTTGGTTCTCAGGAAAGTGAAGGAATTGTCATCTGCTGCTCTGTTTAGAATTTTCCAGAGGTTCTTGTCTTGCTCTGCTAGTGTAGATGTTGTGAATTGAAGTTTCttaatttagttttgttaATTTATAATCCAGAGAGTATGGTTGTTTGTTTGTGCTTTTGTTTCTGTAATCTTGTGTTGGATATATAAATGCTGAAAAAGGGAAGGGcccccatatatatatttggttcTGCAATTAATATTTCTGTATTTGTATGCTTTTGGTTTAGAAATTTgcgtttctctctctcttggtaccttaaaaagaaaaacccagaTGCCAGAAAGCAAGGAAAGTCCAGACATTTGATTATTTGGTTTCATATTCTTTGTTTGATTAAAGATTTGGCTTTTGGGTCATCTTGGGGTGTTAGTTCATGGTGTAgtagaataaaaataatgtaaaCCAGTGACTCTAAAAGAGGTGTTTAGGTTGCTTGCTACTAGCATATGGTAGGTAGCTTAGCTAACTGCGGATATAAAaccttgtatatatatgtatgacTGTTCAATCATGCGTCAAAATAGTAGAAAGTCCAGCTCTTTGACTGATGATGCTTAGCCAGTTTATCAAACTTTGGTAAAGAATCGCTGAGCTGCacagaatttgaaaattactGCACAGAGAATGTTTCAAAGCTCAGTTGCATAAACAGAGGACTGAGTcaatgttatatttttttatttttcgggTACTGAAAAGATTCGAGCTTTCAGTGACAGTAGTTTATATGAAGCCCTCAGTGTTG comes from Prunus dulcis chromosome 6, ALMONDv2, whole genome shotgun sequence and encodes:
- the LOC117632422 gene encoding uncharacterized protein LOC117632422 — its product is MTSVCISNCVNDARDPRVPMRATYVNLYKWPESDAEFVRSVSSKGRRSGAQQHGHPRVVDSISCRQMYLRSYTFSRKETVPEKTQKCFGRVKEKMVNNKKGKAKGGRKRSNKCLVLRKVKELSSAALFRIFQRFLSCSASVDVVN